Proteins from a single region of Belliella baltica DSM 15883:
- a CDS encoding DUF4221 family protein, whose protein sequence is MISKGKVSLLIDETTPDFSMGLQYLEAEKELVFNINWATNSLQMYDLEDGKLIKSIPFEKEGDQGVGELMAFHVHTLDSIFLFPFRGSYFSLTDTSGNVKHKFRYDAPENHTAAFVHNISFITPPIISGNEIIFKTRPNVVSNYLEMTDDILAGSSLGFRLNLETMQTELLPHYYPKGYLEAGFKRFESSRAQSEDKLVYSFFGDHHLYWSESFDAPLQVVEGKSKYLSEKLPLLPIDRTPIQSQKYSFASSRYDNLLYDPYREVFYRFAYPDLDVETEDEVRALRNNPGKFVVMVFDKNLELLGENIFEGSKYLPLNSFVGKTGLYISLNNPDNPDNEEDRMAFELFSF, encoded by the coding sequence ATGATATCAAAAGGCAAAGTAAGTCTTTTGATTGATGAAACTACTCCTGATTTTAGTATGGGGTTACAATATTTGGAGGCAGAAAAGGAATTAGTCTTCAATATTAATTGGGCTACAAATTCACTTCAAATGTATGATTTAGAAGATGGGAAATTGATCAAGTCTATTCCTTTTGAAAAAGAAGGCGATCAAGGTGTTGGTGAGTTGATGGCATTTCATGTACATACTTTAGATAGTATTTTTCTTTTTCCTTTCCGAGGATCCTATTTTAGCTTGACAGACACTTCTGGAAATGTCAAGCATAAATTCAGGTATGATGCTCCAGAAAATCATACTGCTGCATTCGTTCATAATATCAGTTTTATCACTCCTCCAATTATCAGTGGAAATGAAATTATTTTTAAAACTAGGCCTAATGTTGTTTCCAATTACTTAGAAATGACTGATGATATACTAGCCGGATCAAGTTTAGGATTTAGGCTAAATCTAGAAACCATGCAAACAGAATTGTTGCCCCATTATTACCCGAAGGGATATTTGGAAGCTGGATTCAAAAGGTTTGAAAGCAGTAGAGCGCAAAGCGAAGACAAACTTGTCTATTCCTTCTTTGGAGATCATCATTTGTATTGGTCAGAAAGTTTCGATGCGCCTTTACAAGTTGTTGAAGGAAAAAGTAAATATTTAAGTGAAAAATTACCTCTGTTACCTATAGATAGAACACCTATTCAGTCTCAGAAATATAGTTTTGCCTCTTCTCGTTATGACAATTTGCTTTATGATCCTTACAGAGAGGTTTTTTATCGCTTTGCTTATCCAGATTTGGACGTGGAGACGGAGGATGAAGTGAGAGCTTTGAGGAATAATCCCGGGAAATTTGTAGTCATGGTCTTCGATAAGAATTTGGAGCTTTTAGGTGAAAATATTTTTGAAGGAAGTAAGTATTTGCCCTTGAATTCATTTGTAGGGAAAACTGGATTATACATTTCATTAAATAATCCTGATAATCCAGATAATGAAGAAGATAGAATGGCTTTTGAATTATTTAGTTTTTGA
- a CDS encoding type II toxin-antitoxin system VapB family antitoxin, whose amino-acid sequence MKVTAIIPDDLIAEAMELSKSSTVTDTLKIALKTYIRSQKLKEF is encoded by the coding sequence TTGAAAGTTACAGCGATAATTCCAGATGATTTGATTGCCGAAGCTATGGAGCTTTCTAAGTCTAGTACAGTTACAGATACCTTGAAAATAGCTTTGAAAACTTACATTAGATCTCAAAAACTAAAAGAGTTTTGA
- a CDS encoding GxxExxY protein, whose product MEFDGLSIEEERIGKVIVNASFLIHKAIGPGLLEKIYEVCLAHEIRKAGLQVKRQVTIPIQYDGIQFDEGLRLDLLVEDKVIIEIKSVEQVNPVWTAQIISHLKLTRLNLGFLINFNVPLIKNGIKRFRN is encoded by the coding sequence ATGGAATTTGACGGTCTTAGTATTGAGGAAGAGAGAATTGGAAAAGTGATTGTTAATGCATCTTTTTTAATTCATAAAGCCATTGGGCCAGGATTACTTGAAAAAATCTATGAAGTTTGTTTGGCACATGAGATTAGAAAAGCTGGTTTGCAAGTGAAAAGACAAGTTACTATTCCAATACAGTATGATGGAATTCAATTTGATGAAGGTTTGAGATTAGATTTATTGGTGGAAGATAAAGTCATCATTGAGATCAAATCAGTAGAACAAGTTAATCCTGTTTGGACAGCTCAAATCATCAGCCATTTGAAACTGACTAGATTGAATTTAGGTTTCCTTATAAACTTTAATGTTCCTTTGATAAAGAATGGCATTAAAAGATTCCGTAATTAA
- a CDS encoding LysR family transcriptional regulator, with amino-acid sequence MNIELRHFEYFRAVAEELNFSRAAERLFISQPGLSRQIKQMEEILAVQLFERTKRRVELTAAGHYLKSEVDYIFNHLELTKTQLKEIAIGNIGELRIGFLGSAAHTVLPELLVKISLHFPGIQTTMEELSNTLQVEMLEKDKLDLGFVRLARVPEVLQMKMVQQDTFSLVLPLNHHLSEHGFKNVGQLKEENFILFSHDYSSIYYDKIMSICEDQNFSPRITHKSVHALTIFKLVEAGLGVAIIPTSLQQGYDLKVKFIELNRIKQKTELYAVWKKGNRNPALEKVLGLLK; translated from the coding sequence TTGAATATAGAATTAAGACACTTTGAATATTTCCGTGCTGTTGCTGAAGAATTAAATTTCAGTAGGGCAGCGGAACGCTTATTTATCTCCCAACCAGGACTCAGCCGTCAGATTAAGCAGATGGAGGAAATATTGGCGGTGCAGCTTTTTGAAAGAACTAAGAGAAGAGTAGAACTGACAGCAGCAGGACATTACCTCAAATCTGAAGTAGATTACATTTTCAATCACCTCGAACTCACCAAAACCCAACTGAAGGAAATTGCAATTGGAAATATTGGTGAACTTAGAATAGGGTTTCTTGGATCAGCTGCTCATACTGTTCTTCCTGAACTTTTGGTGAAAATCTCCTTGCACTTCCCAGGTATCCAAACCACTATGGAGGAACTCAGCAATACTTTACAAGTTGAGATGCTCGAAAAGGATAAATTGGATTTGGGTTTTGTGAGGCTAGCGCGAGTTCCTGAGGTCCTACAAATGAAAATGGTGCAACAGGATACTTTTTCATTGGTTTTGCCTTTGAATCATCATTTATCTGAACATGGTTTTAAAAATGTTGGGCAATTGAAGGAAGAAAACTTTATCCTCTTTTCCCATGACTATTCTTCCATTTACTATGATAAGATCATGTCAATTTGTGAGGATCAAAACTTTTCTCCTAGAATTACTCATAAGTCTGTCCATGCTTTAACTATTTTTAAACTGGTGGAAGCAGGTCTAGGGGTAGCTATCATACCAACTTCTCTGCAACAGGGATATGACCTCAAGGTGAAATTTATAGAATTGAATAGGATCAAGCAAAAAACGGAGCTGTATGCAGTGTGGAAAAAGGGGAATAGGAATCCAGCTTTAGAGAAGGTTTTGGGATTGTTGAAATGA
- a CDS encoding glycoside hydrolase family 32 protein has protein sequence MNTRISTLFLFISITFFQACSQKETVVEENREFDEQFRPQYHFSPPANWMNDPNGMVYFEGEYHLFYQYYPDGNVWGPMHWGHAISTDLIHWEHLPIAIYPDDLGWIFSGSAVVDWENTSGLGTGNQPPMIAIYTYHLDSGEKAGRDDYQTQGIAYSNDKGRTWTKYENNPVLANPGIKDFRDPKVTWHEESESWIMSLAVKDKISFYTSSNLLEWTYQSDFNPDWAAYGGVWECPDLFPITTDSGEEKWILLVSINPGGPNGGSATQYFVGDFDGRVFTTETTEVKWLDYGADNYAGVTWSDVPKEDGRRLFLGWMSNWLYANEVPTEVWRSAMTVPRSLELMKNGDDYSIASRPVEELEKLRESTKEQEGDLISLTSDVLEIEMKSLGGDFKMTFSNDQGDKLVIDKTDDLVLFDRSQAGLKDFSDVFATVHNVPLKGVEVKDIRIFLDRSSIEIFFNDGESVITELIFPTSAYTELSLQGMDSKVEIHLLKSIWGN, from the coding sequence ATGAATACCAGAATTAGCACTTTGTTTTTATTTATTTCTATCACGTTTTTTCAAGCCTGTTCTCAAAAAGAGACGGTGGTTGAAGAAAACAGAGAGTTTGATGAACAATTTAGACCTCAATATCATTTTTCACCTCCAGCCAATTGGATGAATGATCCAAATGGAATGGTTTATTTTGAGGGAGAATATCATCTTTTTTATCAATATTATCCTGATGGAAATGTATGGGGACCAATGCATTGGGGTCATGCAATATCTACTGATTTGATTCATTGGGAACACCTACCAATCGCAATCTATCCTGACGATTTGGGCTGGATTTTCTCGGGTTCTGCAGTTGTAGATTGGGAAAATACCAGCGGTTTGGGAACAGGAAATCAGCCTCCGATGATTGCAATTTATACCTATCATTTAGATTCAGGAGAAAAGGCAGGAAGAGATGACTATCAGACCCAAGGTATTGCTTACAGTAATGACAAAGGACGAACATGGACGAAATATGAAAACAATCCAGTATTAGCAAATCCAGGAATCAAAGACTTTAGAGATCCTAAAGTAACATGGCACGAGGAAAGTGAATCTTGGATTATGTCTTTAGCTGTCAAAGATAAAATCAGCTTTTATACTTCATCAAACCTTTTGGAATGGACGTATCAAAGTGATTTCAATCCAGATTGGGCGGCTTATGGCGGAGTTTGGGAATGTCCCGATTTGTTTCCAATAACAACAGATTCTGGTGAAGAAAAATGGATTTTATTAGTTAGTATCAACCCTGGAGGTCCTAATGGAGGCTCTGCGACGCAATATTTTGTGGGCGATTTTGATGGAAGAGTCTTTACAACAGAAACCACTGAGGTCAAATGGCTTGACTACGGCGCAGATAATTACGCAGGCGTAACTTGGTCTGATGTGCCAAAAGAAGATGGTCGTCGTCTATTTCTAGGTTGGATGAGCAATTGGCTTTATGCAAATGAAGTTCCAACAGAAGTATGGAGGTCAGCGATGACAGTTCCTAGAAGCTTGGAGCTAATGAAGAATGGAGACGATTATTCTATTGCATCAAGGCCAGTTGAAGAATTGGAAAAGCTTAGAGAAAGCACAAAGGAGCAGGAAGGGGATTTGATCAGTCTTACTTCTGATGTGTTGGAAATTGAGATGAAGTCACTAGGAGGTGATTTTAAAATGACTTTTAGCAACGATCAGGGGGATAAACTAGTCATTGACAAAACAGATGATCTGGTACTTTTTGACAGAAGTCAAGCAGGATTGAAAGATTTTTCTGATGTATTTGCAACAGTTCATAATGTTCCTCTGAAAGGAGTTGAAGTAAAGGATATCCGAATATTCCTTGATCGATCATCTATTGAGATATTCTTCAATGATGGAGAATCTGTCATCACAGAACTGATCTTTCCAACTTCAGCTTACACAGAGTTGAGTCTTCAGGGAATGGATTCTAAAGTCGAAATTCATCTATTAAAATCGATTTGGGGAAATTAA